In a single window of the Balaenoptera acutorostrata chromosome 3, mBalAcu1.1, whole genome shotgun sequence genome:
- the CA12 gene encoding carbonic anhydrase 12 isoform X1, with protein MPLRSVHAAAVLLLVVLKEQPSNPTPLNGSTWTYIGPDGEKSWSKSYPSCGGLMQSPIDLHNDILQYNASLVPLGLQGYSESADQQFVLTNNGHSVKLKLPQDMHIQGLGARYNASQLHLHWGDQNEPHGSEHTVGGKHFAAELHMVYYNSDLYPNASIASDKPEGLAVLAVLIEMGSFNPSYDKIFSHLKDVKYKGQEVSIPGFSIEELLPKRPEEYYRYRGSLTTPPCYPTVLWTVFRNPVQISQQQLVDLETALYCTRVDDPFPREMINNFRQVQKFDERLVYVSFRQGPDPTYTGLSLGIALSVALAGVLGISMVLAVSIWLFRRKKSGKKVANKGVIYKPAIKQETKAHA; from the exons GTCCCGATGGGGAGAAGAGCTGGTCCAAGAGCTACCCATCATGTGGGGGCCTGATGCAGTCCCCAATAGACCTGCACAATGACATCCTCCAGTACAACGCCAGCCTTGTGCCCCTTGGCCTCCAAGGTTACAGTGAGTCTGCCGACCAGCAATTTGTCCTGACCAACAATGGCCATTCAG TGAAGCTGAAACTGCCCCAGGACATGCACATCCAGGGCCTTGGGGCCCGCTACAATGCCTCGCAGCTGCACCTGCACTGGGGAGACCAGAATGAACCTCACGGCTCGGAGCACACTGTCGGTGGGAAGCACTTTGCTGCCGAG CTGCATATGGTCTATTATAACTCGGACCTGTACCCCAATGCCAGCATCGCCAGTGACAAGCCAGAAGGCCTCGCGGTCCTAGCTGTTCTCATAGAG ATGGGCTCCTTCAATCCATCATATGACAAGATCTTCAGTCACCTTAAAGATGTAAAGTACAAAG GCCAAGAAGTGTCCATTCCGGGTTTCAGCATTGAAGAGCTGCTGCCGAAGAGGCCTGAGGAGTACTACCGCTACCGAGGGTCCCTGACCACACCTCCTTGCTACCCGACCGTGCTCTGGACGGTTTTCCGGAACCCTGTGCAAATTTCCCAGCAGCAG CTGGTGGATTTGGAGACAGCCCTGTACTGCACACGGGTGGATGACCCGTTCCCTAGAGAGATGATCAACAACTTCCGGCAGGTCCAGAAATTTGATGAGAGGCTGGTGTACGTCTCTTTCCGACAAG GGCCAGACCCTACGTACACAGGACTGAGTCTGG GCATCGCCCTTTCTGTGGCCCTGGCTGGCGTTCTGGGCATCAGTATGGTCCTGGCAGTATCCATTTGGCTtttcagaaggaagaagag CGGCAAAAAAGTTGCCAACAAAGGAGTCATCTACAAACCGGCCATCAAGCAGGAGACTAAGGCCCATGCCTGA
- the CA12 gene encoding carbonic anhydrase 12 isoform X2, translated as MPLRSVHAAAVLLLVVLKEQPSNPTPLNGSTWTYIGPDGEKSWSKSYPSCGGLMQSPIDLHNDILQYNASLVPLGLQGYSESADQQFVLTNNGHSVKLKLPQDMHIQGLGARYNASQLHLHWGDQNEPHGSEHTVGGKHFAAELHMVYYNSDLYPNASIASDKPEGLAVLAVLIEMGSFNPSYDKIFSHLKDVKYKGQEVSIPGFSIEELLPKRPEEYYRYRGSLTTPPCYPTVLWTVFRNPVQISQQQLVDLETALYCTRVDDPFPREMINNFRQVQKFDERLVYVSFRQGIALSVALAGVLGISMVLAVSIWLFRRKKSGKKVANKGVIYKPAIKQETKAHA; from the exons GTCCCGATGGGGAGAAGAGCTGGTCCAAGAGCTACCCATCATGTGGGGGCCTGATGCAGTCCCCAATAGACCTGCACAATGACATCCTCCAGTACAACGCCAGCCTTGTGCCCCTTGGCCTCCAAGGTTACAGTGAGTCTGCCGACCAGCAATTTGTCCTGACCAACAATGGCCATTCAG TGAAGCTGAAACTGCCCCAGGACATGCACATCCAGGGCCTTGGGGCCCGCTACAATGCCTCGCAGCTGCACCTGCACTGGGGAGACCAGAATGAACCTCACGGCTCGGAGCACACTGTCGGTGGGAAGCACTTTGCTGCCGAG CTGCATATGGTCTATTATAACTCGGACCTGTACCCCAATGCCAGCATCGCCAGTGACAAGCCAGAAGGCCTCGCGGTCCTAGCTGTTCTCATAGAG ATGGGCTCCTTCAATCCATCATATGACAAGATCTTCAGTCACCTTAAAGATGTAAAGTACAAAG GCCAAGAAGTGTCCATTCCGGGTTTCAGCATTGAAGAGCTGCTGCCGAAGAGGCCTGAGGAGTACTACCGCTACCGAGGGTCCCTGACCACACCTCCTTGCTACCCGACCGTGCTCTGGACGGTTTTCCGGAACCCTGTGCAAATTTCCCAGCAGCAG CTGGTGGATTTGGAGACAGCCCTGTACTGCACACGGGTGGATGACCCGTTCCCTAGAGAGATGATCAACAACTTCCGGCAGGTCCAGAAATTTGATGAGAGGCTGGTGTACGTCTCTTTCCGACAAG GCATCGCCCTTTCTGTGGCCCTGGCTGGCGTTCTGGGCATCAGTATGGTCCTGGCAGTATCCATTTGGCTtttcagaaggaagaagag CGGCAAAAAAGTTGCCAACAAAGGAGTCATCTACAAACCGGCCATCAAGCAGGAGACTAAGGCCCATGCCTGA